The following are from one region of the Pseudazoarcus pumilus genome:
- a CDS encoding nucleoside recognition domain-containing protein encodes MNGIFLGIVLIAFAAAAWRQIGHVPVEGQPSPMEALSSGMIDAAGGAVELALGLVGVMTLFLGLMKVAEAGGLLVIIAKLIRPLMTRLFPEVPPNHPAMGAMILNMSANALGLGNAATPFGIRAMQELDKLNTRPGTATNAMALFLAINTSSITLLPTGVIAIRAAAGSADPAAILPTTLFATICATIAAVSAAFLYRRFFPLGPLDPDAAPVDRPWVNEEGEHIEDAGAYPLWVSVAALVTLFALIPFTIVYGRAISPWIVPGLMVGFLVFGASRGVRIYEVFVEGAKDGFQVALRIIPYLVAILVAVGMFRASGAMDYMVATLGALTGKVGLPAEALPMALLRPLSGSGAYGVMASIINDPAIGPDSYVGMLVTTLQGSTETTFYVLAVYFGAVQIRRIRHTLAAALTADVVAVIAAVAICSYLFL; translated from the coding sequence ATGAACGGCATCTTCCTCGGCATCGTCCTGATCGCCTTCGCGGCCGCGGCCTGGCGCCAGATCGGCCATGTCCCGGTCGAGGGCCAGCCCTCGCCGATGGAGGCGCTCTCGTCCGGCATGATCGATGCGGCCGGCGGCGCGGTCGAACTTGCGCTGGGTCTGGTCGGCGTGATGACGCTGTTCCTCGGGCTGATGAAGGTCGCCGAGGCCGGCGGCCTGCTGGTGATCATCGCCAAGCTGATCCGCCCGCTGATGACACGCCTGTTCCCGGAGGTGCCGCCCAATCACCCGGCGATGGGCGCGATGATCCTCAACATGTCGGCCAACGCGCTGGGTCTGGGCAATGCCGCCACGCCCTTCGGCATCCGTGCGATGCAGGAACTCGACAAGCTCAACACGCGCCCCGGGACTGCGACCAACGCGATGGCGCTGTTCCTCGCGATCAACACCTCGAGCATCACGCTGCTGCCCACCGGCGTCATCGCGATCCGCGCCGCGGCCGGCTCGGCCGACCCGGCCGCCATCCTGCCGACGACGCTTTTCGCGACCATTTGCGCGACGATCGCCGCTGTTTCGGCGGCGTTTCTCTATCGACGCTTCTTCCCGCTGGGCCCGCTCGATCCCGATGCCGCACCTGTCGACCGCCCCTGGGTGAACGAGGAAGGCGAACACATCGAGGACGCCGGCGCCTATCCGCTGTGGGTGTCGGTCGCGGCCCTGGTGACGCTGTTCGCGCTGATTCCCTTCACCATCGTCTACGGCCGTGCGATTTCGCCGTGGATCGTGCCGGGGCTGATGGTCGGCTTCCTGGTGTTCGGCGCATCGCGCGGCGTGCGCATCTACGAGGTCTTCGTCGAGGGCGCCAAGGATGGCTTCCAGGTGGCGTTGCGCATCATCCCGTATCTGGTCGCCATCCTCGTCGCGGTCGGCATGTTCCGCGCCAGCGGCGCGATGGACTACATGGTGGCCACGCTCGGTGCGCTCACTGGCAAGGTCGGCCTGCCCGCGGAGGCCTTGCCGATGGCGCTGCTGCGCCCGCTCTCCGGTTCCGGCGCCTACGGCGTGATGGCCTCCATCATCAACGACCCGGCGATCGGCCCGGACAGCTACGTGGGCATGCTGGTGACCACGCTGCAGGGTTCGACCGAGACCACCTTCTACGTGCTGGCGGTGTATTTCGGCGCTGTGCAGATACGGCGCATCCGTCATACCCTGGCCGCGGCGCTGACCGCCGACGTGGTGGCGGTGATCGCGGCGGTGGCGATCTGCTCCTACCTGTTCCTGTGA
- a CDS encoding Hsp20/alpha crystallin family protein, whose translation MYESLLTSPGGFAADFERLQRELQQLFGTTGRPGSIRAVASGAFPAINVGSAPDAVHIYAFAPGMSAQEFDVRVERGVLSIEGERKNDRPDDPKQPVYASERFAGRFRRAVSLPEDADPEQVSAHYRDGVLHIRVARREAMQPRRITIQ comes from the coding sequence ATGTACGAATCGCTTCTGACTTCGCCCGGCGGGTTTGCCGCCGATTTCGAACGCCTGCAGCGCGAACTGCAGCAACTCTTCGGCACGACCGGCCGGCCGGGCTCGATCCGCGCCGTTGCGAGCGGCGCCTTTCCGGCCATCAACGTCGGCTCGGCGCCGGACGCGGTGCACATCTACGCCTTCGCGCCGGGCATGTCGGCGCAGGAGTTCGACGTACGCGTCGAGCGCGGCGTGCTGTCGATCGAGGGCGAGCGCAAGAACGACCGCCCGGACGACCCCAAGCAGCCCGTCTACGCCAGCGAACGCTTCGCGGGACGCTTCCGCCGCGCCGTGTCGCTGCCCGAGGATGCCGACCCCGAACAGGTCAGCGCGCACTACCGCGACGGCGTGCTGCATATCCGCGTCGCGCGGCGCGAAGCGATGCAGCCGCGACGCATCACCATCCAGTGA
- a CDS encoding Hsp20/alpha crystallin family protein: MSEKNETRKTEETATLQPRVDVLEDTGGITLRADLPGVPKDRIAIDVDGDTLRIEGDIVVDTPEGMEPTWAEVRVARYRRAFALSPELDTGTITAEFRDGVLKLRIPKHAHAQPRRIEVQAA, translated from the coding sequence ATGAGCGAGAAGAACGAGACCCGCAAGACCGAGGAGACCGCGACGCTGCAACCGCGCGTCGACGTGCTCGAAGACACCGGCGGCATCACGCTGCGCGCGGATCTGCCCGGTGTGCCCAAGGACAGGATCGCGATCGACGTCGACGGCGACACGCTGCGCATCGAGGGCGACATCGTCGTCGACACGCCCGAGGGCATGGAACCGACCTGGGCCGAGGTGCGCGTGGCGCGCTATCGGCGTGCCTTCGCGCTGAGCCCGGAACTCGACACCGGCACCATCACCGCCGAGTTCCGCGACGGCGTGCTCAAGCTGCGCATCCCGAAGCACGCCCACGCCCAGCCGCGCCGCATCGAGGTGCAGGCCGCCTGA
- a CDS encoding ATP-binding domain-containing protein yields the protein MPRIHPDGWRSIPASGALARKLDTLAELAERLPAEFTVFHGIHWTRAANETLLFGSVDFVVVGPAGRVLLIEQVAGFLDETDAGLVKRHIRTRRNVSVDLARTADHLRARLAALPDGEAPELDLLLYCPDHVVRAPGTAGLDPSRIIDANTRERLVTTVVELLAADSPDPSRVARLERFFADELQLEPDASALVGQAATLYTRLAGGLAEWARRIEVQPHRLRVTGTAGSGKTQLALAVLRDALAAGRRPLYVCYNRPLADHIARIAPPGADVLTYHQLCDHMLSAAGRPPDFSAPGAFARLESDFTALDTQPQYEELIVDEGQDFTPTWRDALLRLIPADGRAWWLEDPMQNLYERADVDLPGWVRITSERNYRSPADIVALLNRSLQPHTPVDAGSPLADSEVEVSTWDDSTQLMERTRRAITRAIGLGFRREHIAIVTFRGRENSCFTPLTHLGQHALRAFTGRYDLVGSPEYTQGDFLIDSVHRFKGQAAPCVIFTEIDFDALDTRTQRKLFVGATRAGMKLMLVMSTRAAKLLELEAGDAA from the coding sequence ATGCCCCGCATTCACCCTGACGGCTGGCGCAGCATCCCCGCTTCCGGGGCGCTGGCACGCAAGCTCGACACCCTGGCCGAACTCGCCGAACGCCTGCCGGCCGAATTCACGGTATTCCACGGCATCCACTGGACGCGCGCCGCGAACGAAACACTGCTCTTCGGCAGCGTCGATTTCGTCGTCGTCGGCCCCGCCGGGCGCGTGCTGCTGATCGAACAGGTCGCCGGCTTCCTCGATGAAACCGACGCCGGGCTGGTCAAGCGCCACATCCGCACGCGTCGCAACGTCAGCGTCGATCTGGCGCGCACCGCCGATCACCTGCGCGCACGCCTGGCTGCCCTGCCGGACGGCGAGGCGCCGGAACTGGACCTGCTGCTGTACTGCCCCGACCACGTCGTTCGCGCACCCGGCACGGCCGGCCTCGACCCGTCGCGCATCATCGATGCCAACACACGCGAGCGTCTGGTCACGACCGTGGTCGAGCTGCTCGCCGCGGACAGCCCCGATCCGTCACGCGTCGCGCGCCTGGAACGCTTCTTCGCCGACGAACTGCAGCTCGAACCGGATGCCAGCGCGCTGGTCGGCCAGGCCGCCACGCTGTACACGCGGCTCGCCGGCGGCTTGGCCGAATGGGCGCGACGCATCGAGGTGCAGCCGCATCGCCTGCGCGTCACCGGCACCGCCGGCAGCGGCAAGACCCAGCTCGCGCTGGCCGTGCTGCGCGACGCGCTCGCGGCCGGACGCCGCCCGCTGTATGTCTGCTACAACCGCCCGCTGGCCGATCACATCGCGCGCATCGCCCCGCCCGGTGCGGATGTGCTCACCTATCACCAGCTGTGCGACCACATGCTCTCGGCCGCCGGGCGCCCGCCGGACTTCTCCGCACCAGGCGCCTTCGCGCGGCTGGAGAGCGACTTCACCGCGCTCGACACGCAGCCGCAGTACGAGGAACTGATCGTCGACGAGGGTCAGGATTTCACACCGACCTGGCGCGACGCGCTGCTGCGGCTGATTCCGGCCGACGGCCGCGCGTGGTGGCTGGAAGACCCGATGCAGAACCTCTACGAGCGCGCGGACGTGGACCTGCCGGGCTGGGTGCGGATCACCAGCGAGCGCAACTACCGCAGCCCGGCCGACATCGTCGCGCTGCTCAATCGCAGCCTGCAGCCACACACGCCAGTCGACGCGGGCAGCCCGCTGGCCGACTCGGAGGTGGAGGTGTCGACCTGGGACGACTCGACGCAACTCATGGAGCGCACGCGCCGCGCCATCACGCGCGCGATCGGGCTGGGCTTCCGGCGCGAACACATCGCCATCGTCACCTTCCGCGGCCGCGAGAATTCGTGCTTCACGCCGCTCACGCACCTCGGCCAGCATGCCCTGCGCGCCTTCACCGGGCGTTACGACCTGGTCGGCTCACCCGAATACACGCAGGGTGACTTCCTCATCGACTCGGTACACCGCTTCAAGGGCCAGGCCGCACCCTGCGTGATCTTCACCGAGATCGACTTCGACGCGCTGGACACGCGCACGCAGCGCAAGCTCTTCGTCGGCGCCACGCGCGCCGGAATGAAGCTGATGCTGGTGATGTCGACGCGCGCGGCGAAGCTGCTGGAGCTCGAAGCGGGCGACGCCGCCTGA
- a CDS encoding CBS domain-containing protein: protein MANFHAIGVSVLTGKTRLVTQPETRPLDHMLDEPALSAMTDLSRVPAASVSADELVDDAHARMLERRVRMLFVVDHAGFLAGLITSNDLLGEKPMQVVRERGVRHDEIRVQDIMTPAEAVEALDIDDLGGARVGDIVETMRSRARQHALVVRHDAEGLPQVCGVFSAADLSRRLGIEVVPMKVARTFAEIEESLAHE from the coding sequence ATGGCAAACTTCCACGCAATCGGCGTATCGGTGCTCACGGGCAAGACGCGTCTCGTCACCCAGCCCGAGACCCGGCCGCTCGATCACATGCTCGACGAACCCGCGTTGAGTGCAATGACCGACCTGTCGCGCGTACCGGCCGCATCGGTGTCCGCGGACGAACTCGTCGATGACGCCCATGCGCGCATGCTCGAGCGACGTGTGCGCATGTTGTTCGTGGTCGATCACGCCGGATTTCTGGCCGGTCTGATCACCAGCAACGATCTTCTCGGCGAGAAGCCGATGCAGGTCGTGCGCGAGCGTGGCGTGCGTCACGACGAGATCCGCGTGCAGGACATCATGACTCCGGCCGAGGCAGTCGAGGCGCTGGACATCGACGATCTGGGCGGTGCGCGCGTCGGCGACATCGTCGAGACCATGCGCAGCCGCGCGCGTCAGCACGCGCTGGTGGTGCGCCACGACGCCGAAGGCCTGCCGCAGGTGTGCGGCGTGTTCTCGGCGGCCGACCTGTCGCGCCGGCTGGGCATCGAGGTGGTGCCGATGAAGGTCGCACGCACCTTCGCCGAGATCGAGGAGTCGCTCGCCCACGAGTGA